A window of Planktothrix sp. FACHB-1365 genomic DNA:
AGGGTAAACTATATTTCTCAGTAAACTTTTGATGGGAGGCTTCATTATCCATACTGACCCCTAAGACAGCGATATTTTTTCCTTGATAGGCTGTATAGTTATCGCGGAAACTACAAGCTTGTTTAGTGCAACCGGGGGTATCATCTTTAGGATAGAAATACATGACAACGGTTTTGCCTGCAAAGTCAGATAGAGAAACGGTATTTCCATTTGTGTCTTTGACGGTAAAGCTAGGGGCATCTGTCCCAACTGCTAAAGGCATTGTATTTCGTCCTCCTCAATTAGACTGAACTTGATGTTGACTGTCTTCAGTTATTTTAAGACATTTCGGACAATCTGAAGAAAAAAGGATGAATTAGGACGATGGCAAGCATTACCATTCCAGTTAATGAAGATATAGGGCATAATTATTAAAGAACTTAATTAGCTATTAACCATAGGCCTATAAAATAGTTTGTTGCAACCCATTAATAATAGTACAATGATTAATTACCTAGATTTGATATGAATGAATCTTTAGAACAGATAATCAGACGGAAAATTCAATATTTACCTCCTGAACATCAGGAAGAAGTTCTTAGTTTTATTGAGTTTCTGGAAGAAGGACATTGTTTAATAGAAGGTCATCTCTGTGAGATCATTAATCGTTTTTATCAACGCCAAAAAATCGCTCAGGCTTTCCTAAAATTACCCTGCTATTTTGGGGGAAAGACTATTATTCCCGATATTAGCGTATTTCGTTGTGATCGAATTCCAGTAATATCTTCTGGAGAAAATTATCAAGAGCTTACAATTTATCCAGATTGGTCAATTGAAATTTTGTCACTCCAACAAAATCCAACAAAAATTTTAGGAAATTTACTGTATTGTTCTGAATATGGGACAGAATTAGGATGGTTAATTGATCCAGTGGAAGCAACAGTTTTAGTCGTATTGCCAGAACAACGGGTACAATTGTTACAGGGAGAAGCTAAATTACCTGTTTTACCAGGGATAGATTTAGACTTAACCATTGATCAAGTTTTGGACTGGTCAATTATTGAATATTGATACACAACCCGTAGTAAGCCCTTCAGGGCTGATTCATAAATCCTAATTATGAGTAATAAATTTACCCGCAAATATGGATTAAGCCCTAAAGAGTTTAGAAACCGGGTTTCTTATCTTCTCAAGTCTCCTGTAACCAAGTTTGAATCACAGATAAATATTTTTACTTAAATTTATCAGTGCCTCCGAGTTGGTGTCCATTAAAGAAACAATATTTTTTGTAAAAAATCTTTGTAAGTTAAAATTTCTGTCCCCTCAAAATTTACCAAACTTAATAAATCTCTATCTCCTGTAATCAAAAAATCAGCTTGACTATCTTTAGCTAAAGCTAATAAATAATTATCTTTAGCATCTCTACAAATAGAAACTTCTGAGGTTATTTCTATAGATAAACCAATAATATTCAACAATTCCAGCAATTCTTTAACTTTCGCTACTGGAAAATATTTTTGGAGTTTTGGTCTTTGAGTTACTAGATTAATTTCCTCTAGGAGTTGGTTGGAAAAGACAACTTGGAGCGTTTTATTGACGATTAATTGTTGAAGATTTGCT
This region includes:
- a CDS encoding peroxiredoxin yields the protein MPLAVGTDAPSFTVKDTNGNTVSLSDFAGKTVVMYFYPKDDTPGCTKQACSFRDNYTAYQGKNIAVLGVSMDNEASHQKFTEKYSLPFPLLADTDGSITKAYDVEGGGYAKRVTYVIDGSGKIIHVDAAVNTANHAQDILAVLGA
- a CDS encoding Uma2 family endonuclease, whose protein sequence is MNESLEQIIRRKIQYLPPEHQEEVLSFIEFLEEGHCLIEGHLCEIINRFYQRQKIAQAFLKLPCYFGGKTIIPDISVFRCDRIPVISSGENYQELTIYPDWSIEILSLQQNPTKILGNLLYCSEYGTELGWLIDPVEATVLVVLPEQRVQLLQGEAKLPVLPGIDLDLTIDQVLDWSIIEY
- a CDS encoding putative toxin-antitoxin system toxin component, PIN family, with translation MPENQPLKVIIDTNLWISFLIGKELANLQQLIVNKTLQVVFSNQLLEEINLVTQRPKLQKYFPVAKVKELLELLNIIGLSIEITSEVSICRDAKDNYLLALAKDSQADFLITGDRDLLSLVNFEGTEILTYKDFLQKILFL